A region from the Cellvibrio sp. PSBB006 genome encodes:
- a CDS encoding PAS domain-containing methyl-accepting chemotaxis protein, which yields MELSFFKKKMQDKSTLVEIEQRLESLEDDLHAIRSNTAYITFDPLGNILEANDLFLAVLGYARNEVIGKHHRMFCSKNFSQTTEYQTFWRDLAQGKSFSGTFERLDKSGNPVFLSANYFPVKDKRNNVIKVIKIASDVTQSQIALKANNAVLEALDKSLSVIEFTPNGEVITANENFQKTMGVALIDIIGKHHKVFCDADFYRENPDFWQRLRNGQHFSGKFKRINARGEIIWLEATYNPIFDQQGNVYKVIKFASDITERVDAAMRAIDLAASTSEQTSQITSNAVNVLNEAIETSHHIADQVKEASTIGTQLSSQSRSINDIVTTIRSIAEQTNLPALNAAIEAARAGDSGRGFSVVADEVRKLAADTSKATAEISKVVQNNTALIGEIDTKLTTVTGIALHGEDSITEVASGLADVRNGVNQFVQMVETMRP from the coding sequence ATGGAGCTTTCTTTTTTTAAGAAAAAAATGCAGGACAAAAGTACCTTGGTGGAAATAGAGCAGCGCCTGGAATCACTGGAGGATGACCTGCATGCAATCCGCAGTAACACCGCCTACATCACATTCGATCCGCTAGGCAATATCCTGGAGGCGAACGATCTATTTCTCGCCGTGTTGGGCTATGCGCGCAATGAAGTCATTGGCAAGCACCATCGTATGTTTTGCAGTAAGAATTTCAGCCAGACGACAGAATATCAAACATTCTGGCGCGATTTGGCGCAGGGGAAATCTTTTTCCGGCACTTTTGAGCGATTAGATAAGAGTGGTAACCCGGTATTTTTATCAGCAAATTATTTTCCGGTAAAAGATAAAAGAAATAATGTTATCAAGGTCATCAAGATTGCCAGTGATGTCACTCAATCCCAGATAGCGTTGAAAGCTAATAACGCCGTGCTGGAGGCACTGGATAAATCCTTGTCAGTGATTGAATTTACTCCGAATGGGGAGGTTATTACAGCTAATGAAAATTTTCAGAAGACGATGGGCGTTGCCCTCATAGATATTATTGGCAAACACCATAAGGTATTTTGTGATGCAGATTTCTATCGTGAGAACCCGGATTTTTGGCAGCGCTTACGCAACGGCCAACATTTCTCCGGGAAATTTAAACGTATAAACGCCAGGGGTGAAATTATTTGGTTGGAAGCAACCTATAACCCCATCTTCGATCAACAGGGTAACGTATATAAAGTCATCAAATTTGCCTCTGATATTACCGAGCGAGTGGACGCTGCCATGAGAGCGATTGATCTAGCCGCGTCCACATCAGAGCAGACCTCACAAATTACGTCTAATGCCGTTAATGTCCTTAATGAGGCCATTGAAACATCGCACCATATTGCAGATCAGGTAAAAGAAGCTTCTACGATAGGCACACAATTGAGTTCACAATCCAGAAGCATTAACGATATTGTCACCACCATCCGCTCTATCGCCGAACAAACCAATTTGCCCGCATTAAATGCGGCCATAGAAGCAGCAAGAGCTGGCGACTCTGGCAGGGGTTTTTCGGTCGTGGCAGACGAGGTTAGAAAGTTGGCTGCAGACACATCAAAAGCGACAGCAGAAATCTCCAAAGTCGTGCAAAATAATACAGCCTTGATCGGTGAGATAGACACCAAACTTACCACGGTTACTGGTATCGCCCTCCACGGAGAAGACAGCATCACTGAAGTGGCATCCGGCTTGGCCGATGTCCGTAATGGTGTCAATCAGTTTGTGCAAATGGTTGAAACGATGCGACCCTAA
- a CDS encoding MAPEG family protein codes for MFYPMFVMVILTFLVAFYLLGLRIVAVRQRKVSIGYFRLNTGANEPPPHIMAAARHYSNLFELPLLFYVTCLLAMVMGFQSALLVICAWVFVASRVVHALIHLSYNNVLHRLLAFLTGAACILIMWINLAAHYAAR; via the coding sequence ATGTTTTACCCCATGTTTGTCATGGTTATCCTGACGTTTCTGGTGGCGTTTTACCTGCTGGGTTTACGCATCGTCGCTGTCCGGCAACGCAAGGTTTCCATCGGTTATTTCCGCCTTAACACCGGCGCTAATGAACCTCCCCCGCACATCATGGCGGCCGCACGCCACTACAGTAATCTCTTCGAATTGCCGCTGCTCTTTTACGTTACCTGTCTGTTGGCAATGGTGATGGGTTTTCAAAGCGCGCTGCTGGTTATCTGCGCCTGGGTTTTTGTTGCATCACGGGTGGTTCACGCATTGATTCACCTCAGTTACAACAACGTCCTGCACCGGTTGCTGGCGTTTTTGACCGGGGCGGCGTGTATTTTGATTATGTGGATCAACCTGGCAGCGCATTACGCGGCGCGCTGA
- a CDS encoding M15 family metallopeptidase, translating to MSLLRHQSAFMLHVAELIRKATELGFHVSGGELYRTTEQQALHIKNGRSTTMNSQHLKRLAVDLNFFKETPAGELTLTYDVEDLRPLGEFWENLDSANRWGGNWKSFKDTPHFERRENLASTPPPTPVVAGVPVAELNQRGAGILSGSVGAQSANRRDDVETVQRLLNLCAEAGRVQIEEGKLNPDGAFGNKTLNAIRAFQRSALGDQTPQGRVEPVSRELASLCESLPTTLTSALLALLYLRAGDKDVNELAAKIDRMMANRAIDSPLRQAHFLAQIGHESGELRFREEIASGEAYERRADLGNTQPGDGRRFKGRGLIQLTGRANYAEYGRAINREAELLAKPELVASDPDLCVDVAGWFWAKRGLNELADKDELTAITRRINGGLNGLEDRRRLYQRAKSLLGA from the coding sequence ATGAGCCTCCTTCGCCATCAATCTGCCTTTATGCTGCATGTAGCCGAATTGATTCGCAAAGCCACAGAACTGGGTTTTCATGTATCCGGCGGCGAGCTCTATCGCACCACGGAACAACAGGCGTTGCACATTAAGAACGGCCGTAGCACCACCATGAACAGTCAGCACCTAAAGCGTCTGGCTGTGGATCTGAATTTTTTTAAGGAAACCCCCGCTGGCGAACTAACGCTCACCTACGATGTGGAAGATCTGCGGCCGCTGGGTGAGTTTTGGGAGAATCTGGACAGCGCCAATCGCTGGGGCGGTAACTGGAAATCCTTTAAAGACACGCCGCATTTTGAGCGGCGGGAGAATCTTGCCAGTACACCGCCGCCAACACCGGTTGTAGCGGGAGTGCCTGTCGCTGAACTAAACCAGCGCGGCGCAGGGATTTTGTCAGGTTCGGTCGGCGCCCAGAGTGCAAATCGTCGCGATGATGTGGAGACTGTGCAGCGTTTGCTTAACCTGTGTGCCGAGGCGGGCCGCGTCCAGATAGAAGAGGGCAAACTCAATCCTGACGGGGCTTTCGGCAATAAAACCCTGAATGCCATCAGGGCCTTTCAACGCAGTGCGCTCGGTGATCAAACACCTCAAGGCCGGGTTGAGCCGGTGAGCCGGGAGCTGGCCAGCTTGTGTGAGTCTTTGCCGACAACGTTAACCTCAGCCTTGTTGGCGTTGTTGTATCTGCGTGCCGGGGATAAGGATGTGAATGAACTGGCCGCAAAAATTGACCGCATGATGGCTAACCGCGCTATTGATTCACCCTTGCGCCAGGCGCATTTTTTGGCCCAGATCGGTCACGAATCAGGTGAGTTGCGCTTTCGCGAAGAGATTGCCAGCGGTGAGGCCTATGAAAGGCGGGCGGATCTGGGAAATACCCAACCGGGCGATGGGCGGCGATTCAAGGGCCGGGGTTTGATCCAACTGACCGGCCGCGCCAATTATGCGGAGTATGGGCGCGCTATCAACCGGGAGGCGGAGTTGCTGGCCAAGCCGGAACTGGTTGCGAGCGATCCGGATTTATGTGTCGATGTAGCAGGCTGGTTCTGGGCAAAGCGGGGGTTGAATGAACTTGCCGATAAGGATGAGCTGACGGCTATCACCCGCCGTATCAACGGCGGGCTTAACGGGCTGGAAGATCGGCGCCGCTTATACCAGCGTGCAAAATCTCTGCTAGGTGCTTGA